From a single Lolium rigidum isolate FL_2022 chromosome 7, APGP_CSIRO_Lrig_0.1, whole genome shotgun sequence genomic region:
- the LOC124678398 gene encoding probable BOI-related E3 ubiquitin-protein ligase 3, producing MAVQAHHLSHDLHAYNNFTGLPLMDPMTGGSLYLDGQTGRAPAVACIGNSVFGDIDLAWNDNTWSHGFVQRKRPRVVAEAPSILESQRAQGLVAVGDVLARSAGSGEASTSGRMANAAGLPQDLLSTLYHHGMEIDALVRVETERTRAGLEEARRRHVRALLSAAERAAAGRLRAAEAALELARSRNANLSERLGQISAEGQAWIGVAKSHEAAVAGLRATLDQLLQSQSPGAAAAEGAAGEGADAEDARSCCFETPVGGDDAAAADDHEAASNKSRAACKACGEGEARVLVLPCRHLCLCPACDAAVDKCPVCAATKNASLHVLLS from the exons ATGGCCGTGCAGGCGCACCACCTCTCCCACGACCTCCACGCCTACAACAACTTCACGGGTCTACCTCTGATGGACCCGATGACCGGCGGATCCCTCTACCTGGATGGGCAGACCGGGCGCGCGCCGGCGGTGGCATGCATCGGGAACTCGGTTTTCGGCGACATCGATCTCGCCTGGAACGACAACACCTGGAGCCACGGTTTCGTGCAGAGGAAGCGGCCGCGCGTCGTTGCGGAGGCGCCTTCTATCCTGGAGAGCCAGCGCGCGCAGGGGCTCGTGGCCGTCGGCGACGTGCTGGCCAGGtcggccggctccggcgaggcgtcCACTAGCGGGAGGATGGCCAATGCCGCCGGCCTGCCGCAGGACCTACTCTCGACGCTCTACCACCATGGCATGGAGATTGACGCGCTTGTACGAGTCGAG ACCGAGCGGACGCGCGCGGGGCTGGAGGAGGCGCGGCGCCGCCACGTCCGGGCGCTGCTGTCGGCAGCGGAGCGTGCCGCGGCGGGGCGTCTGCGGGCCGCGGAGGCCGCGCTGGAGCTCGCGCGCTCTCGCAACGCGAACCTGTCGGAGAGGCTCGGCCAGATTAGCGCAGAGGGGCAGGCGTGGATTGGCGTCGCCAAGAGCCACGAGGCCGCCGTGGCCGGACTCCGCGCCACCCTCGACCAGCTCCTGCAATCTCAATCCCCTGGTGCGGCAGCCGCAGAAGGAGCGGCTGGAGAGGGCGCCGACGCCGAGGATGCGCGCTCCTGCTGTTTCGAGACCCCCGTGGGAGGCGACGATGCTGCTGCTGCGGACGACCACGAGGCGGCATCTAACAAGTCCAGAGCAGCGTGCAAGGCCTGCGGCGAGGGCGAGGCGCGCGTCCTGGTTCTGCCGTGCCGTCACCTATGCCTCTGCCCCGCCTGCGACGCCGCCGTCGACAAGTGCCCGGTCTGCGCGGCCACCAAGAACGCCTCGCTCCATGTCCTGCTCTCTTGA